The segment agaagaagaagtttttcctctctttccttgacgcaaaggtgtcaatcaaactgtccatgtcttcatggagtaccttgtccaccatcaccctgtccatgttcaagagggtgagggaggagagcctctcctggtccatggtggtcctcatgtggttcttgagccttctgagacaggagaatgaccgctccgcctcacagctgctgatgagcattgaggccaggataacgatcaccttgtataactccggcatcaggcggaacactcccgagcttattaactccgctgcaatttgtgacgaaaccatgtcttctgtgtcaatatctacctagagaaacataaattttaaacatataatgcaaaatgaaacattataatattaaccttgaattgctagAAGATTGCATGGtttgactggagctgctcgagttcaagtctgtagtgcttggcgataccctcaatgacacaggtctcaacttcactgtcattgacgattgcaatgagatccattgtgatgtttgtatcgtcggtggcaaatctgctctcaagctctaatacaatcttattgattgcaacatcaaaatgtgtttcacggaagtaggattcagttgttcttttccactttattctccttggaatcttcgcctccttgaattccaaatcaattgagtcctcctggtcaaatactgattccATCTCAGAcaacttcaactcagcaagtttccagattgattcaaagattttctcatccttaagatcttcaagagtcctaatcactaggttgacgtatttccgggcctttgttaggtcaacctttctgccttgaagttcatctgacaagctagatgtgtgtctgaggagtgttttcaacagttcaatgccgaaaacaaattcgtgactaaagatgctgttgagcagagaagttgctgttggactccacaatgtatctttatcttttctcattattatgagggtcttcatgattctgaccatccctagagatacagcgtgtacagcatcgtagcagAGACTCCAgtgggtagcagactggttcttcagggtcatcaccttggcatgcttctcatctttacttgtagattgctgacctctttggtgacccttcaatgaagttgtataaaatttgtactgtccccattgtatttctcaacagggttatatctgagagaagatccttgactagaTTGAGGaaatgggcgtagcagtggatgtagacacacagtggggctgtttccttccacctggcggcaagacccttcttgatgccggatatgttggaggcaccgtccgcggccagggagacagtgcgggcgggggtaaggccgagatccttgacagcctcgtgaagcttctcaaacaaatatttgccgtcagtctgggtaacttttacaaacttgaggaagctctctttcttgatgcctttacttgtcagatatcccagttacagactgaactgctccgtgtttgacatatctgatgtctcatcaacaatcacagagaaccagtagtcatcatcgccggcacaagtcttgacatcttcaattatattttccgtcactttggatgctataatctctatcagctcattttggatgtcaggtgacgaccatttggcaaaacctgccccagcttaaccaaattttttgacttcggcctccagtttatctttgagaatatgattgtcgtgtgaacgcagtgacaaaagctccaagaagtttcctcgattgttttcattagattcagtcaacttttctcttgctTCAGAATCGCCCCTAAACGCCAATCtttgctttgcgaggaacccaacagtttggaaaagatacctcaaataagctcgccacttcacgacttcctcagcatgttgagactgaacatggcggagaaccgaggtattctttcctctttgatgtgaggaaattgatccacttttccatcgacagtttgtgttttttgttgttagaatgaactttcaacaaggaactgtttttccatgttttgaactcaaatttcccaaggttggaaatggaaaatttggaacaggcgaaacacttggctgacttttcaatctcgtcatattctagccacgggaacttacggaaccaatcatattgaaagtttCTGGAGTATTtatcatctatctgaggactgtatgtttgtaacttgggctgtagaggatgatctctctcgactttaggcacagtttcccgctcagtctccactctggttctggtctggatgtccttccgctttggctcccgcctggtaagtatcgggtcacccagctggctcgtgaagacgacagggtactctgggcctccgtccacaaactccatctcctcagtcttgctcttctcacctccctggacattgtcgctagtctcagagtcctctgcagagggaatattgttgttgttgactacagagagctgctcgggagagaagattggtccgatttcgagattaggaagtcttattccatgagaaatccgtccgctggggtaatttgatgagtcgccattattttctgtgtctgcagtaactttctcttcagcagaaacggacttttcagatcttggttcaggcagtaaggcctcaactggagcagggtcattgggacaggaggaggcagtgactgaggatgaggatgtagcagaggaagttttctaacagcaaagttcaatgttttctgcttcttatgatcaattttcacttgatacttgcagctggggtcattcttatggagtttaactttgtgatcattaaagttatccttctgtatttccttctgatagatagaacaaatcaccaactctctgttaaaatgcgttttccgcttcccgtgatacatttctgataattaataaattactgcaacaatccactctaaaaagtacataactattatttatgtcccttttaagcagtaataatttaagttatcttatattcaatgaaacaaattctcaccctcttaaatatttcaagagtactccatacgaaaaatgttgtgtgcgtcttttcttttttttttgctgtaaagtacttcacatttgcaaccagtaacgttaaacgtaatatctaactcaaatatccactcaatgtgaagtactttaaatccatacgaaaaatgttgtgtgcgtctttgtttttatttttggctgtaaagtactcttgaaatcattgcagtaatttattaattatcagaaatgtatcacgggaagcggaaaacgcgttttatattcaaaggttcaatcatttatatttataaaatgacaggcaatatttgaaagagatattacggtaaattacaggatttgaattcaaatttctgcgatgaattgagatacccgagagtgctaagtgtagtttaaaacctccgttttatctatctgacttaatttggccccaatattgtcttagagatataatttattaatttactaattctataaatgtgccggtgaattttggctactttaagtacaatttgtggtgcctccaaaggattaataagaatcattttttcatttaaatgaactataatttgttgtaaaatgtattccatgttcaattttgagaaaaattatctagcttccttttgggtggacgtgctacaaatatgtaattttattataatgactcagtactattatgagttggtcataagatacatatatataatagattttaataattaattatgacttaattcatctatatttacaaacctatatgattggtggacggttgagtaaggttttttttcttttggtccgctgaagcggacaaagcgcaatactgacgtacggccctgattgataataaagcaggcagatgataatcacatcagtattttaaacaatgacacGATATGTATTCCcaccccccttctccttgcacccgtttttctctacaatattatcaactttagttattATCTTATAGTTATAGTTGacaatattgtagagaaaaacgcttGCAAGGAggagggaaaaaaaaagaaatatggtatcattgtttaaaatactgatatgattatcatctgcctgctttattatgatttttgatggtataacaaatgtatttattagcaaaatgtttaatgaagatatactacgtataattgacttcgacgttttttatccgttacagtagatttgaaaacgtcacactccatgaaattgtaattcatactgaaccttattctcagaataatagctaatgaaacgacaaagtagagtatttgaaatatatttgaagctcaaagtttaaaaaagaaggctttaattaaatataatctacatactaaaaaaataaaccattaaacttttaagttaaatatacaaaattaaacaattaaaatcatataactattaataataataaattataaatacagaatattgaaataatagattgatccagataattttttcttgttctaacatcggaattcagttaaatatgtcataactttaggttgcaatacacaagcgagacgtggagtttaatgaaaaagataatcacccctcttcttcatgtggaagttgctatatacaattgtgcacaggatagatatatctctaccgatgagatctaactaattattaataataaagtaaatgtcaaaatcataaaattagacaataaatatattaataaacaaatgttagaaataaattcatcgtaaagatttagagcaaagctaattatgtagtaatgtccggcgatattactccctattaagagcatcaaaaatgatttccccccgttatttaggtatgcttatataacaacatactattatcatgaaggatatacacaattattaaattataatgcaacacccaatgtaactaccctcgttgttgtgaccatttgaacagttttttttgccttttatgagttttatgAACACCCCTTCTtagagcccatcaaccatagctaagccttaagtgataaaaaagtaatatttattgactatgtaatattggaaaacctaattatcatacccaagtcttaaagcaaagtaagtagtctcagacaaactagttgcaaaccatccaaagctactaccccgttgttgtgaccatttaagcagttgtttttgccctttactgagttgtgtatcataattcttgatatgtttagctaaaatagaatcatattttatggttagatttaaaaaaaaaattgaatacttactgtgagatagtacaaaattcagagttccatttcgaaattagtaaatattttatactttttactgataacttgatcgtcatttggtgtggatgactcaaaacatttttatatgtatttctataaatgacatcagtaacaacatcctccattaatttaatgatggttcctcgggaagggatatgtttacccgtgtatttctccataaattttttgaacgtagatgattagcaatggataaggttatattacatgcaataagcatcgttgtgagatcagagttaaagtctgacttgatgtattcatcgttaaattgattttatagatgaatatcgatACTCttattatgagatgaggataatgagtggcgtgtaattctagacagaggactaaaggcacatttatatcgacaaatccgacaaaccatctgtttctcatccggtaagtattttccaaattcctaggcctccattttcagaaatccagacagaaggcgacgttattttaggcattttattcagttctctatcgactatcaccatctaatattattatattaatattgaataataaaggcgggaatgataacgttcatgattgatagaagaagatctCCTCGCAcgtttttctattcttaccaaaattatcacccttactaatagttattatttattaaacacgttgtattgttgttttttttcaattgaccCATGTTGCACGCGTGTTTGAATTCAAGTTTAATCATCAATCACGTGTGAAATGTGAGGTCGGTTCAGTACGTTCATTAAAAAGAGTCGACACAGCACTAGAACTAGttgatcattatttatttcaaaagctCATCGTGATTGATCGTAAGCATTAACGCATGTCCCATTTTTTAATACAGGACCAAAGTCAAAAACGTGAATTTGGACGCCAATCCATGACTATGAGTAGTACAGCCTTAGACATAAAGAATATTGATGCCTTCCCTTCCAATGAAGTTGAAGCTATGCCCGATGAAGAAGCCGTGAAGTGTCCTGAGAGTCTATCCACGGAATCTGATTCTCATAATATAGCAAAAATGATCCTCTACTACTACGacgtttttgaaaaatctactattcaggaaattgaaaatagaatTATGAATGAAGCCCAAGATTATTGTCCGGTGGATAACGTACGAATTTTAGAAGCCTATGTTGAGGCTGGTCATCGTccaatgcatattttaaaaacattattgtttcgtctaaaaaaaaacaccgacGGGCTAGACTCGACTCAAGCTTGTGATGCACTTTTTGTTATCTCCTCACTTTCATTCACtgacaaagtattttataaatttagtcaaagttacaaaaaaaataatttatctacttCCTTCTCTATTATTCagatattaatacaaaaattggtTGACATTGTTGCTAATGATGTAGATGAACAAGTTTGTAATGAATTAGTAACAGGCCGTTTAGTCTCACATATGGGTCGACTGAGACATTTTGATGAACggcttttggaaaaaatatcgaATGCACTTGCGCAAGATTTGGAATCCCTCGTCTTCAAAACCTTTCATTCATATGCTGTTTCTTCGgcttatttgaattataatcctATAGATAGCAAATCtcatactaatattttaaacgTGAGCTAAGAACAAGGGGATACCTACATTTATGATCTAAaagtttacttctttttttctctttttgtagtTCCTTGTTTCCAAAATGACGTCTTATGAAGAAGTTACGGAGAAAATTGTTGAAGAGAGACGGGTTGGAGTATGGCTCGATATTGTGTGGTCACTCTCACTGTTAGGGTTTAGTAACCAAAATCTTTTAGAGTCAGTATTGAATGAAGATTTTATTGATAAGATCATCAGTAAGTTTGATGTATCccctttatttgtttataaagcCCTGCTTCTTATATTGTGCAGATAAAAGTGATTGTAAGAATGTCGGACAAATTCGCAAATTATTGAATATCAATGCCATTGCGCAGTTTATTGACAAGGAGTACAAAGGTAAGATTTTTATACgaaaacatatattcaattcCATTTTCGAATATATCTTATCCACTAAAAGGTCCTACAATTGATATGGCAGGCTCTCCCTTGCTTTGTGATAACAATATGTTTTCTAAAAAGGACTCGTTTACTTCTGtttgtattgatattttctCAAGGTTTGCTTCACCTCCAAATCATGCTAAAGTTTATCCTGATACTGGAATGGGATTCTGTATTGGAGCAGAGGCTGTGATCCATAAGAAAAGTTTACAACCAATGGATATTAAAAGGTACGGGATATTTGGAGTTCCCACTCAAGAAAACTATACTTCTCTGCCAGACGATTTTGAAAGgtaccaaaatattaaaatatacatagatacaggggcgttgctagctttcatacATTTGGGGAGCTTAGCCCTAAAAATAATCGATACTGCACTACAATTACTTATAAAGGCGCGTTCGTTTAAGATGAGGCACTCGGTAATAACCTGAAACAggcattgttatttaattttgtactttCAATAAATGTGATCTAAATTAAGACAGACAATTTTCACTCAATCCATCCAGCTTCCCTCTGAACTTTTAACAGGTGTTTTTGATTAATATCTGGTCCAAGTTGAAACGTCCAAACATGGTCTAGTCCATTGGTACGGTATCAGGTGAGTGGGGAGGCCTACACATCTTTGGGAAGAAGTCAGGAACTTCCTTAATCAACATCTCTTGTGTGACTTATGATGTGTCAACTGGAGCCACCAGTTTTCTCTATATGTCTTTAACCGaacacatatgtataaattgGTTAGAAAATAATGGGGGGGTATTCAGAAAAAAAGGGGGCTAGAGACGCCACTGCatagatacataaatacaataaatattgattcataAATGGACTTTGCAGATTAGCTATGGTGCCAGCAGGATATTTGGACACTAACCATAATGGTTCGTTTGGTGGAATATTAGATTTAAAGATCAGACTTCTCAAATCTCGTGGGTTCAAAGTCCTCGTCATTCCTCGCGTAGAAATTT is part of the Lepeophtheirus salmonis chromosome 7, UVic_Lsal_1.4, whole genome shotgun sequence genome and harbors:
- the LOC121121971 gene encoding FAST kinase domain-containing protein 4; this translates as MTMSSTALDIKNIDAFPSNEVEAMPDEEAVKCPESLSTESDSHNIAKMILYYYDVFEKSTIQEIENRIMNEAQDYCPVDNVRILEAYVEAGHRPMHILKTLLFRLKKNTDGLDSTQACDALFVISSLSFTDKILIQKLVDIVANDVDEQVCNELVTGRLVSHMGRLRHFDERLLEKISNALAQDLESLVFKTFHSYAVSSAYLNYNPIDSKSHTNILNFLVSKMTSYEEVTEKIVEERRVGVWLDIVWSLSLLGFSNQNLLESVLNEDFIDKIINKSDCKNVGQIRKLLNINAIAQFIDKEYKGPTIDMAGSPLLCDNNMFSKKDSFTSVCIDIFSRFASPPNHAKVYPDTGMGFCIGAEAVIHKKSLQPMDIKRYGIFGVPTQENYTSLPDDFERLAMVPAGYLDTNHNGSFGGILDLKIRLLKSRGFKVLVIPRVEILALPFKTDKVKHVAKIFKKVMS